From Vicinamibacteria bacterium:
GCCGCCTCGCCGTCCTTCACCGTGAGCTTCAGATCTTGGGTCTTCAGCTTGCCGTGGTAGGCCTCGACTTCGTACTCCCCCGCGGGAAGGCCCTTGATCTCGAACGTGCCGTCCTCCTTGCTGACGGTGAAAAAGGGGTGGTCGAAGACAGAGATGAAGGCGCGCATCCAGGGGTGCACGTCGCAGCCCACGGGGATCATGATCTCCGGCTTCTCCATAGTCCTCTTGGATTCCATGCCCTGGTGGGGCTGTCCGATGTTGAACTCGGGGTTCACCTGCGGGCGGGGGTGGATGTTGTGGAGGGTATCGTCGCTGTTCCGGATGACCAGGGGCTGGCCCACCATCTTCACCACCATGTGTGGCCAATAGTCGCAGCCTTTCTGATCGAGGAGGACGGGCTCGCTGGAAGAGGGGTAGGTGCCGTGGAGACCGCTCTTCACGTAGACGAGCACGTCCGCCAGGCCGCCGTCCTTCACCCGCAACTGCCACCTCTCCAGACCCTCCTTGTGCATGGCCGCGCACTTGGGATCCGCGTTCAGCTTCACCCTCTCCGCGGGGGGGACCGTCCCCTCGAACGCGACCTTGCCGGAGACGGAGGCCGTCCCCGTGCTTGCCCCGGAAGCGGCGGTGGAGGCCGCGGCTCCCGTCGTGGCCGCCGCGGGGGCGGAGGCTTCCGACTTGGGGGACTCACCGCCCCCGCAGGCGACGCTGACCCCGAGGAGGCAGAGGGCCAAGAGGGCGAGGAAATTTCTCGTAATCATTGCGGGGCTCCTCAATTAGGAATGACTTCGGCTAGGGACATCGGCGACGCAGGCCTTAGTGTAGCCACGCCTCCCGCCTTGTCAAGGTTTGGAGGGAGACGGAGATGGAGAGGGAGCGGGGGATGGAGATGGAGAGGGAGGGGGACCGCCGGGTTCCCCCGGCTCCGCGAGCTTCAAGGCCACGACGGACCGGTTGCGGAGGCCCAGATAGAGCCGCCCGTCCAGGAGAAGCGGAGGAGTGCGGATCTGCGCGGTGGTCTTGAGGCCGCCGTGGCGGGCCCCCGTCTTCAGGTCGAAGCCCAGGATCTCGTTCTCGTGGCAGGCCACGAGCACGGCCGTCCCCACCGGCATCGGGCTGCAAAGGGGCCGCGAAGGGAGGGGCGCGCGCCAAGCCAAGTTGCCGTTGCTGCGGTTGATGGCGTAGAGGACAGCGTCGAAGGCGGCGACCAGGACCAGGTTTCCCTGCAGCGCGGGCGCGCTCTGGACGTCCGCCCCCACCTTCCAGCGCCAGGCAAGCCGGCCTTTCTCCAGGCTCAGGGCCACGACTCGGCGGTCAGTGGTGCCGAGGAAGATCCGGTGGTCCCCGGCCACCCGGGGGGGGGCCAGCAGGGTGGAGGCGGTGCGAAACGTCCAGAGGGAGACCCCGGTCGCGCGGTCGCGGCAGCGCAGGGTACCGTCCTGCTCTCCCACCAGCAAGCGCGCCCCAAAGACCTCGGGGAGGGAGCTCGCGGCCGTTCCTCCTCCCACCGACCACAAGACGGCACCCGTCTGGGCGTCGAGCGCGGCCAGCCCGTTGCCCGCCACCAGTATCCGGTCCCCATCCACGACCGGAGCCAGCCCGCCCGAGACCGCGGAGTTCGCGCGCCAGAGGACGGAGCCCGACTCCGGGTGGAGGCGCAACACGGTGCCGTCGGCCTGACGTAGCACGAGAGCGGTCGGCCCGCCGGCCACAAGCCCGGCCAGCCCGCTAACCTTCCAGGCCGGAGCCCCTGTGTCGCGGTCGAGAGCGAGCACCGTGCCGTCGCGGGTGGTGACGAAGATCCGCTTCTCGTCTGCGGCCAACGGTCCCTCCACGAGGTCCTCCAGGGCCGCGGTCCAAAGGGTGGTCATGGGAAAAAGGGCGGGGGAGGGGGGAGGCTTGAGGCGGCCGCCGCAGGCCACGAGCGAGGGGAGGAGGAGCAGGGAGGCGAGCCCGCGGACTCTCAAAGCGTCCGCACTATACCACCCAGCCGTGCGCGGACCCGATCCGCGCCGCGGGGAAGGTATAATCCCCGTTTCCTGGGGGGCCGCGCTTCGTTCATGGAACGAGACACCATCGCCATCCTCGATTTCGGCTCGCAATACACGCAACTCATCGCACGCCGCTTTCGCGAGCTGCAGGTCTATTCCGAGATCCTGCCCCCCAACATCCGCGCGTCTCGGCTCCGGGCACGGCCTCTGCGCGGAATCGTGCTCTCGGGGGGCCCGGACAGCGTCTATGCCCGAACCGCGCCCCGCTGCGATAAGGCCATCTTCGACCTGGGCGTGCCCGTGCTCGGGATCTGCTACGGCATGCAGCTCATGGCCCATACGCTCGGCGGCGACGTGCGGCGGGCGGGGGGGAGCGAGTACGGCCACGCCCTCTTCGAGCCCCGGGGCGACGGGCCCCTGCTGCGGGGGCTGAGGTCGCCGACCCGGGTCTGGATGAGCCATGGGGATTCCATCCTGCAGGCTCCCCCGGGCTTTCGGGTCATGGGGTCGAGCGGGGCCAACCCGGTGGCGGCCATGGAGGCTCCGGAGCGGCGCCTTTTCGGCATCCTCTTTCATCCCGAGGTCGTCCACACCGAGGAGGGAATGACCGTTCTCACCAACTTCCTCGACATCTGTGGCTGCGACCGGCACTGGAACGCGGCCTCCTTCATCGAGGATGCGGTGTCCAGGATCCGGGCCACGGTCGGTGAGGGGCGGGTGATATGCGCGCTCTCCGGGGGCGTGGACTCCGCGGTGACCGCCCTCCTCGTGCACCGCGCGGTGGGGGACCGGCTCACTTCCGTCTTCGTGGACAACGGCCTTCTCCGCCTCGACGAGGCGGCCCAGGTTCGGCAGCGCTTCGCCCAGAGGTTGAAGCTGAAGGTGGTCTTCGTGGACGCGGCCCGCCGGTTCCTGGCCCGGCTCAAGGGAGTCGCGGATCCCGAACAGAAGCGCAAGATCATCGGCCGGGAATTCATCGAGGTCTTCAAGGCCGCCAAGGCGGGCAAGGCCGACTTTCTGGCCCAGGGCACCCTCTACCCGGACGTGATCGAGTCCACGTCCGTGCGCGGCCCCTCGGTCGTCATCAAGAGCCACCACAACGTGGGGGGCCTTCCCAAGGGGCTGAAGTTCAAGCTGGTGGAGCCGTTGCGGGAGCTTTTCAAGGACGAGGTGCGGGCGGTGGGCCTGCGCCTGGGGCTGGACGAGGAGTTCGTCTATCGGCAGCCGTTTCCCGGCCCTGGCTTGGCCGTGCGCTGCCTGGGCCCGGTCAGTCGGAAGCGGCTCGACCTGCTGCGGGCTGCGGACGCCGTGCTCGTGCAGGAAATCAAGGCCGCCGGCCTTTACCGCTCCCTCTGGCAGTCGTTCGCGGTCCTCTTGCCCGTGCGCTCGGTGGGGGTGATGGGAGACGACCGCACCTACCAGTTCACCGCCGCCATCCGGGCGGTGGACTCCAAAGATGGCATGACCGCGGACTGGGCCCGCCTGCCCCACGACCTCTTGGCCCGGATTTCGAGTCGGATCGTCAACGAGGTGCGGGGGATAAATCGCGTGGTCTATGACGTGAGCAGCAAGCCTCCTTCCACGATCGAATGGGAATGACGGACGGACGGACGGGTGCGGGGAGGGCGTGTCGCTCGCGCCGGCCCCCAGCTCTTGATCTCTCGCCCCCCGCGCGGACATCGGCATGACTGAGTTCGTCCATCTCCACCTGCATACCGAGTACAGCCTGCTCGACGGGGCTATTCACGTTGACGAGCTCGTGGACGAGGCGGGCCGCCTGGGCATGAAGGCCATGGCCATCACCGACCACGGCAACCTGTTCGGAGCGGTGGCCTTCCACGACGCCTGCCGGGAAAGGGGCCTCCGGCCCATCCTGGGCTGCGAGATCTACGTGGCAACGGGAAGCCGCCTCGACAAATCAGCGGCCGGAATCACGGAGGCCTACAACCACTTAACCCTCCTCGCCTCCGACGCAAACGGCTACCACAACCTGGTGAAGCTGGTCTCCCTCGCCTATACCGAGGGCTTTTATCACCGGCCGCGAGTGGACAAGGAGCTCTTGGCGCGCCACCACGAGGGTCTCGTCGGCCTCTCCGGGTGCCTCTCGAGCGAGATCTCGGTCCACCTGCGCAACGGCCGGGAGGCCGCCGCCCTGGAGGCGGTCGGCCAGTTCACGGAGATCTTCGGTCGGGAACGCTTCTACTTGGAGATCATGGACCACGGCATCGAGGAGCAGCGGCGGGTTAACCAAGGCCTGCTCCGCCTCCGGGACCGGACCGGTCTTCCCCTCGTGGCCACCAACGACGCCCACTACCTGCATCGGGACGACCACCAGGCCCACGACGTGCTTCTGTGCATCGGCTCCGGGAAGAAAGTCCACGACAAGGACCGGCTGCGCTTCGACACCCAGGAGTTCTACCTCAAGAGCCCGCAAGAGATGGCCGCGCTTTTTCCGGACCACCCCGAGGCCATCCGCAATACGGTGCGCATCGCGGAGATGTGCGACTTCACGCTCAAGGGCGTCTCCAGCCTGCCCGCCTTCGACGTCCCCCCTGGCTTCACCGTGGACAGCTACTTCGAGAAGGTGACCCGGGACGGGTTCCGCGAGCGCCGCAGCCTCCTGGCCCCGCGGGCGGAAGCGGGTAGCCTGCGCTATCCGCTCAGCCTCTACGAGGAGCGTCTGGAGAAGGAGATTGGGGTCATCCACCGGGTGGGCTTCGCCGGCTACTTCCTGATCGTCTGGGACTTCATCCGCTACGCGCGCGAGCAGGGCATCCCGGTGGGTCCCGGACGGGGCTCGGCCGCGGGCAGCCTCGTCGCCTATAGCCTCCGCATCACCGACATCGACCCCATCGAGTACGACCTGATCTTCGAGCGCTTCTTGAACGAACAGCGGGTCAGCCCCCCCGACATCGACATCGACTTCTGCGAGGCCCGCCGGGGCGAGGTCATCGAGTACGTGACCCGCAAGTATGGCCGCGAGAACGTAGCCCAGATCATCACCTTCGGGACCATGAAGGCCAAGGCGGTGGTGCGGGACGTGGGCCGCGTGCTCGACATGACCTATGCCGAGGTCGACAAGATCGCGAAGATGATTCCCTTCGACCTGCGCATGACTCTGGATAAGGCGCTCGCCGAGTCTCCACCCTTGCAGGATGCCTATGAGAGAGACCCCAAGGTCAAGGAACTGATCGACATCTCGCGCCGCCTGGAGGGCACCACCCGCCACGCCTCCACCCACGCCGCGGGCGTGGTCATCTCCCCCCAACCCCTCACGGACGTGGTGCCGCTCTTCAAGGGCAGCACCGCCGACATCACCACCCAGTTCGACATGAAAGGGGTGGAGCGGGTCGGTCTCTTGAAGATGGACTTCCTGGGTCTGCGCACCCTCACCCTCATCGACAACTGCGTGAAGATGATCGCGGCCCAAACCGGCGAGCGCCTGGAGCCGGAGAAACTTCCGCTCGACGATGCCCGGACCTACGAATTGTTCACCCAGGGCCGCACCAGCGGTCTCTTCCAGTTCGAGTCGGACGGCATGCGCGACATCCT
This genomic window contains:
- a CDS encoding PQQ-binding-like beta-propeller repeat protein, whose product is MRVRGLASLLLLPSLVACGGRLKPPPSPALFPMTTLWTAALEDLVEGPLAADEKRIFVTTRDGTVLALDRDTGAPAWKVSGLAGLVAGGPTALVLRQADGTVLRLHPESGSVLWRANSAVSGGLAPVVDGDRILVAGNGLAALDAQTGAVLWSVGGGTAASSLPEVFGARLLVGEQDGTLRCRDRATGVSLWTFRTASTLLAPPRVAGDHRIFLGTTDRRVVALSLEKGRLAWRWKVGADVQSAPALQGNLVLVAAFDAVLYAINRSNGNLAWRAPLPSRPLCSPMPVGTAVLVACHENEILGFDLKTGARHGGLKTTAQIRTPPLLLDGRLYLGLRNRSVVALKLAEPGEPGGPPPSPSPSPAPSPSPSPSKP
- the guaA gene encoding glutamine-hydrolyzing GMP synthase, whose translation is MERDTIAILDFGSQYTQLIARRFRELQVYSEILPPNIRASRLRARPLRGIVLSGGPDSVYARTAPRCDKAIFDLGVPVLGICYGMQLMAHTLGGDVRRAGGSEYGHALFEPRGDGPLLRGLRSPTRVWMSHGDSILQAPPGFRVMGSSGANPVAAMEAPERRLFGILFHPEVVHTEEGMTVLTNFLDICGCDRHWNAASFIEDAVSRIRATVGEGRVICALSGGVDSAVTALLVHRAVGDRLTSVFVDNGLLRLDEAAQVRQRFAQRLKLKVVFVDAARRFLARLKGVADPEQKRKIIGREFIEVFKAAKAGKADFLAQGTLYPDVIESTSVRGPSVVIKSHHNVGGLPKGLKFKLVEPLRELFKDEVRAVGLRLGLDEEFVYRQPFPGPGLAVRCLGPVSRKRLDLLRAADAVLVQEIKAAGLYRSLWQSFAVLLPVRSVGVMGDDRTYQFTAAIRAVDSKDGMTADWARLPHDLLARISSRIVNEVRGINRVVYDVSSKPPSTIEWE
- the dnaE gene encoding DNA polymerase III subunit alpha, translating into MTEFVHLHLHTEYSLLDGAIHVDELVDEAGRLGMKAMAITDHGNLFGAVAFHDACRERGLRPILGCEIYVATGSRLDKSAAGITEAYNHLTLLASDANGYHNLVKLVSLAYTEGFYHRPRVDKELLARHHEGLVGLSGCLSSEISVHLRNGREAAALEAVGQFTEIFGRERFYLEIMDHGIEEQRRVNQGLLRLRDRTGLPLVATNDAHYLHRDDHQAHDVLLCIGSGKKVHDKDRLRFDTQEFYLKSPQEMAALFPDHPEAIRNTVRIAEMCDFTLKGVSSLPAFDVPPGFTVDSYFEKVTRDGFRERRSLLAPRAEAGSLRYPLSLYEERLEKEIGVIHRVGFAGYFLIVWDFIRYAREQGIPVGPGRGSAAGSLVAYSLRITDIDPIEYDLIFERFLNEQRVSPPDIDIDFCEARRGEVIEYVTRKYGRENVAQIITFGTMKAKAVVRDVGRVLDMTYAEVDKIAKMIPFDLRMTLDKALAESPPLQDAYERDPKVKELIDISRRLEGTTRHASTHAAGVVISPQPLTDVVPLFKGSTADITTQFDMKGVERVGLLKMDFLGLRTLTLIDNCVKMIAAQTGERLEPEKLPLDDARTYELFTQGRTSGLFQFESDGMRDILKRFKPDQLEHLTALNALYRPGPMQMIDDFIRRRYGQTKVTYEHPALEPILKGTYGVMVYQEQVMQIASALAGFALGEADILRKAMGKKNAEVMATQKQTFLEGCKARGVPEKKAGRIWDHMEQFAGYGFNKSHSAAYAWLAYQTAYLKANYPPFFMAALLTSERANTDKMVSYIGECREMGINVLPPDVNQSDIFFTVVEGQHLRFGLAAIKNVGEGAVEAVLRARADGPFRSLFDFCERVDLRAVNRRVVESFIKSGSFDSLDFRRAALFAAIDRATEAGQKRQRDYEQGQSSLFGEGGATGETATGGDRIPDAVPWGEGERLAHEKESLGFFITGHPLERFRAELAQWATATTGSLAERAEAPEVTLGGIITALRLIKTRKGDRMASFLLEDLEGSAEALVFPETYKKMAGRLADDELVLVKGKAEVLDEGRGRLLVSEVLPLEAAKLAQARYVTIRVPLAVWDRSKGERLRDILGSHRGECPVTLELVRPGAFAVALAPSAYYRVKPDALLRDEVEALLGPGTLILARTNGAAQGQA